Sequence from the Halogeometricum sp. S3BR5-2 genome:
GGTGAACATGTGGTGAGCCCACACGCCCGCGGAGAACAGTGAGAGCGTCACAAAGCTGACGATGACCCACTTGTTCCCGAAGATGGGGCGCTCGCTGAACCGGCCGATGATCTCCATTGCGATCCCCATACCGGGGATAACGAGGATGTACACCTCCGGGTGACCAAATGTCCACCATATCCACTGGTAGAGTAAGGGTGCGCCCCCAGTTCGGGCGTTGTAGAACGTCATCTCAAGCGCCCGTTCGAGGAAGTTCAGGTTGAGTGCGGTGACGACCCACGGGAACGTATAGAATCCGAGTGCGGGCGTGATGATACCGATCGCCCAGCAGGCCATCGGAATGTCGAACCACCCGAGATCCGGCCGTCGCTCGTTCACGACGGTGACGAAGAAGTTGATGCCGCCGGGGATCGAGCCGCCGCCCAGAAGCAGCGTGAGTCCGACAATCTCCGCGTCGATCCCCGACGAGTTGAGCATCGTCGTGAGTGGTGGGTATTGGAACCACCCACCGTTCGCTGGGAGCCCTGTGAGTCCGAGGGCGTTTGTGAACAGCGGGAGCCAGAGGAGCAGCCCACCCGCGGTGATTGACCATGCACCGAGCGCGTTCCAGCGCGGATAGGCCATCTCCTCGGCTCCAACCCAGTGAGGGATGAGGTAATTCTGGAATGCCCCTGTCAGCGGCGGAATGACGAAGAAGACCATCGTCAATCCGTGGAGCGTGAGGAGGCTGTTGTACCCCGCGGAGTTGAGAATCGCGTTGGCAGGGGAGAGTGCCAGTTCCGTCCGAAACACCAGTGCTGCCAGCCCGCCAACCGCGAAGAAGAACAGCGCGTTCCAGAGGTAGATGATGCCGATGATTTCGTGATCGGTCGTATACAGCCAGTACCGCCATCCAGACGGGCCGTGGTGGCCGTCGTGGTCGTCGTAGTCGCTCCCACCGTCGTCCGTAGCGTGTTCTGTCATCAGTGTCCACCTCCGCCTTCGCCGCCCTCCTCACCGTGACGTACCATGGTTCGGAGATCGCCCTCGATTTTCTCCTTGATTACGGGCCCGTTGACTGGGTCTGCCTCAACGATGGGCGAGAGGTCAGCGGTCATGCCGGGTGACCAGCCCTCGCCTTGGTTCTCTTCCCAGAGTTCCCCGACCACAACGGCGCCGGCCATCCCACTAACCCCGTAGTGGGGCTGACAGAGATAGAAGTAGACCCCCTTCTCCTCGAACGTGTGGGTATATGGTCCATATCGTATGAGTTCGGTCTCGCCCACCGCGTCGAACTCGCTGTCGTGACTGCCTGGAAGCAACCCGGAGTCGAACGAGGCTCCGTTTTCAGGAATCAACCGCGGATAGCCTGCCATAAGGTCAGGCGTGATGGCTGTCGCAGAGTGTGTCCGTCGTTCAGAGATGCCTTTGGCGGTGTGCGCCCAACGAACCGTTGTTCCGGGCTCCACCCACACCACGTGCGGCATGAAGTGATAGTTGTTCGTGTCGTCATCGTAGGCGATCATCGCAACATCCACGAACCCCTCGTCGTTCGGCTCAGCCGGATACTCATCCATCGCCGGTGATCCCACCATCGCCTCGAACCCCATCTGCATCATCGGCTGCATGTTCGCACCGATGGAACCCTCGGTCATCTGCGATTGGAGACAACCAGCGAATGACATCATTCCTATCGCTCCGGCAGTGCCAGCACGTCGCAAGAAACGACGACGATCTATCTCGTTAGCCACGCCAATCACCCATGAGTCGTACTGACATGGGCAGCCCATTCTCGTGTGGGGTAATATAATATAATGACCTTTCAGATGATACTACTGGCCGATACGGTCACACATTAATTCATGTGGGGCGCCTCTATCTGTCGATTACAACTCTTGACCCGACGTATCAGATATATTTTCTTTCTTCTGGAAGATGGGTTCGTATGCCCCTCCGTGTAGATACCGTTCCGCCTGTGACGTGAGCTTGTATCGTCCGCGATCAACCCTTGAGACGAAGCCGTGTTTCTCTAACGTCCGAAGACGCCGGTTGACCTCATCTCGGCTCCGGTGAATATTCCGTGAGATAATCGACGGGGAGAGTACGAGCTGTGTCGAGTGGAATACCTGGAGAATTTCGTCGTCCATCGGCGTCATCCACTCTTCGGACTTCCGAACCGATTGTGGATTACGAAAGAGAAGGGAATCCCACTGATTGGTTCGTAAATCGTTGTGGAGAGGGCTGTACAACCCCCAAATGATCAGCAGTCCGGCGAAGATATGGATCAGATGCGTTAGATGCGGTGCGACGGCGTTCACGATAGGTGAAACCGCTACGTAGAGAAGAAGTCCCGCAAGCATCACGACGACGAACCGCTGGTGTTGGTGGACGAAATGCTGTTCGGAGAGGAGATACAACAAGCCAGCTCCCGCGGCGACACCAGTGACGATGTTGTAGAGACCGAGTATATCAATCACGTTCGAGATCCCCCCGTTGTCGCTTGGAGGCGGTTTCGATGACGAATCACTAACCCGACGAAGATCACGACGACGGTGTTCAGGAGCGCTTGGTACAACCGAGACTCAGCGAGTCGTGGCTCCACACTCAGCAAGAAGACGTGATGGAGGGAGAATATCGAAAATACGACTACGAGGACGATAATTGCCGTTCCAAACGTGGATTCGCGAAAGACGTCCCAAGTGAGGATAGCCATTGTTCCGGCAACCGACCCGACGATGAGAGCGAACAGAGCCGTCGTGACGTAACCGAACTCCCCGAACATACCTCGTTCTCTCCGGAGAAACTATATGTATGTTTGGGAGTATCTAACACTATGGAGTCGCCGATGCGCTCAAACGCCGTACCGGAGGGCGTTATTTCTAGGATATTCTGGCGTTCGGCCTGGCACCCGCTGGCAACGATCGGCGGTATCTGGGTGTTCGGTTTCGCGCTGGGGAACGCGTTCATGATCCCCGGCTCGTTCGTTCTCGGGCGAGACGGTCTCGGTACTGCGGCACTATTTTCGGTCGGAGGGGTGCTAATGGGGTTGCTCACGTGGGGAGCGTCGGTCGGATACGTCAACCACGTCACGGAAGGGATTGAGTCGCGGTTCGAGCAGGCCTGTCGGGAGGCCTTCGACCTTGACGATGGCGAACCGACCCACGTGACCAGTGTCGAATCGCGGACTGGTCTTGCACCGGCGGACACCTACCGGTTTACTAGCATCCGATCCAACGGAGAGACTATGGAACTGTTCAGGGCGGAGTTCGACACGGAAGTATACTCGATGAGTACGTATCCATCGGTCTATATTCCGTGCGACCGATTCGATGACATCGAGAACGAAATCGAGACGCTTTCGCTCAAGATCGACAATATGCTCTGGACCGTTCCACGCTCACGCACAGCGTGACGACGGATGGAAGCATACGACACGGATAAGAACGCCGGCTCATTCGGTGAATGTGTCCGGTTTGCCAGCTCCGAACCAGAGCGCAACTGCGAGCAATGTGACAATAGTCTGGCCGACGACGTACGGGGTGGGTCTAACCAGCGCGAGCAGGTCTCCAATCGTCTCGACGTGGTGATAGTCAGTCACGACCGGCCAGAACAGAAACAGTAGAGTCTCCTCGGGGACGAACAGGTAATCAATGAGGTCCGCAGCGAGGTGTGATCCATATCCGAGCGCGTACGCCGCGCCGACCTCCCACTGGTCTCTGTGTTTCGTGACGTAGAGGACGATCAGGACGACGAGTGCCGCAGTAAACACCGAGTGTGCGACCGACCGACTCGGGAGCGATGGAAGTACAAACGCGAGTGGTTTGTCGACGATATCCGGGAGCAACGCACCCCCGAACAGGGCAATGATCGGGGCATCGTCACTTCGGTCAGTAGAACCACCAGAAATGCCTCGGTAAACGAGATACGCGACTGCAGCGTGGACCCAAAAGAGCACACTCAACAATACTGCCCAAGCTATTTAATCGTTCAAGGACTGCGACACCGTCAGCGTCATATGCCATCGATTTCGGAGCGAATAGTCTCTCGCTCGAAGTAGAGGATTTCCAGTCCTAGGAGGACGACCGTCACAACAAGAACCACACTAAAAACGGCGGGTTCCATCACGGCAAGGTGATACGCTAACGAAGGGAAGAACAGTACTGCACCAACCCCGCCGACGACGGGGAGGATACCTGTGCGAAGGCCCTCTCGATGCCGGAACGCGAGGAAACACATCAACCCAAAGACGGTGATGAACGCAAGCGACGCGAACGACGTGATTCCTTGAAGACTACCGTAGGCGGTGAACGCGGCTGTTATCAAGCCCAAGACGAGAAGTGTTCGCGTAGGAGCACCGTCGGCATCGGTGTCTCCGATCCGATCGGGAAGTAAGTCGTCTTCAAGCATTCCCGTCGCAAAGTGGGCCGCCGAGAACAGCGTGGCGTTGATCGCGCTCCCAGTCGAGAACAGCGCCGCCACGGAAATGAGGATGAACCCCATTTGCCCCATGAACGGTTCGGCCGCGATGGCGAGTGACACCTCGGGGTTCGCGGCGATCGTTTCGGGCTGAAGCAGACCCGTCGTGACGACTGCCACGAGGACGTACAGCCCGAGGGACGCGGGGATTGAAAGATAGATTGCCTGCGGGATGGTCGTCCGAGCGTTTCGAAGACTCCCCTCGTCGTAAAAGAGTAGCTGCCAGCCCTGAAAGGCGACGAACGAGAGGGCAGCGGACATGAGTAACCCGCCCGTCGCGACGGAGGAGAACCCGGTCGTCAGCTGTTCTGTCCGCGCTCCAAAATAGAACCCCCACACACCAAAAATGAGGAGAATCCCGGCCTTTGCCGCGACGAGGAGCACCTCGGTCACGCCACTCGCTCGGGCACCAAGGACGTTCAGCAGTACAAACCCCAGGACGCTGAGAACCGACACAACGGGACGGAGTGGAATCCCGAGTACGGTTTCGACGCCGAGGAGTTTCGTCGCGAAACTACCGAATGCGAACGCGTACATACCCATCGACCCGATATAGCCGAACAGAAGCGTCCAACCGACCATCCCAGCGACCGTCGTCGACTCACCGAACTCCTGTAAAAAACTGACCGAACCGCCGGATACATCGCCAAGCCGCTGGAGACGAACGTACGAGTAGCCAGCGCAGAACGCGACGACACCGCCGCCGGTAAACGCGAGCCACGCAGCAGGCCCCGACATTTCTGCAACCACGCCAAGTACGGCGAAGATTCCACCACCAATCATACCACCGAGCGCAATCGAGACTGTACCGAGAAGGCCCAACTTCTCGCTCATCGTCTCTCCTTTGGGGTGCCATCTTTAGACTTCTTGTCGTTACGAATCCAAACCACCACAGTCTGGGAGTAGAAATCGTTTGCTTTGATGCTCAGGTTCCGAAGAGCGAGTAGAACCACGTTTCAGTGTCCGGATGGAGACCGTTATGGACTGCCCGGATCGCCGCAGCGACTGACACTGCGAAGACAGCGTGAAGAAGATGCGTCGGAACCCAGCCGACCACTACTGTACTTGCCCCGAGGACGGCAGCGCAGAGCGCCCCAACGCCGATTCTGAAAAAGAACGGCCGCTGAATCACCAGCACGGTGTCCCCGTAGAGCAGGATGTAACAAAGGAACGCAAGCCCACCAGCGACGACTGCCGAGAGTAACGAAAAGAGGAGCGCAGTCATCGGGATTTTCCCCCAGAATACCCAAGTCGCGGGTGAATGTACCCGAGTGCGCCGAGTACGACTACGACACTGAGGAGAGCTCCGGTTTCCACTGCAGCGAGCAGGCTATGCGGAAGCGGCGTGAGCATCCCGAGATGGGCGATCCCGAACAGCAGCCCAACGAGCGGTACTCCAACGAGAAGGAGACCATATATTCCCTCGTACTGGTGCCAGATAGCGGGCGTTTTACTCACCGTGTACGCGGTGCTCGCGAGAATGGTACCCGTTACGAGAAGTTCGCTGAGGGACGTGAGCATACGGCTACCCTCTCCAGCCAGCCACAAGTCAATTACTCCTCACCTGAGGTGTCCCATTCCTGGATTCCAAATTCTGCTAGGGTTGTGACGCCGGTCTCCAAAAAATAATACACGATATATCCCACAGATGTAGCCACAATCGCATTAGGGGAGGAGACCCTAGATGTAGGCCACCAAGACAATGGACAGATCAGATTACGTGATCCTCTCGGTTATCGGCGTAGTCACCGTCCTCATAGGTGTCGTAACGACTAACCAACCACTCGGGCGATTCTTCGTGGAGAGCACCCGCCAAGCTGCGACGACGACCGCCGCGATGGCCTGGATTACCTGGTGGGCACTCGTGATCGGCTTCGCCATCGCCGGCGGCGTCGAGG
This genomic interval carries:
- a CDS encoding APC family permease encodes the protein MSEKLGLLGTVSIALGGMIGGGIFAVLGVVAEMSGPAAWLAFTGGGVVAFCAGYSYVRLQRLGDVSGGSVSFLQEFGESTTVAGMVGWTLLFGYIGSMGMYAFAFGSFATKLLGVETVLGIPLRPVVSVLSVLGFVLLNVLGARASGVTEVLLVAAKAGILLIFGVWGFYFGARTEQLTTGFSSVATGGLLMSAALSFVAFQGWQLLFYDEGSLRNARTTIPQAIYLSIPASLGLYVLVAVVTTGLLQPETIAANPEVSLAIAAEPFMGQMGFILISVAALFSTGSAINATLFSAAHFATGMLEDDLLPDRIGDTDADGAPTRTLLVLGLITAAFTAYGSLQGITSFASLAFITVFGLMCFLAFRHREGLRTGILPVVGGVGAVLFFPSLAYHLAVMEPAVFSVVLVVTVVLLGLEILYFERETIRSEIDGI
- a CDS encoding cupredoxin domain-containing protein, translated to MTEGSIGANMQPMMQMGFEAMVGSPAMDEYPAEPNDEGFVDVAMIAYDDDTNNYHFMPHVVWVEPGTTVRWAHTAKGISERRTHSATAITPDLMAGYPRLIPENGASFDSGLLPGSHDSEFDAVGETELIRYGPYTHTFEEKGVYFYLCQPHYGVSGMAGAVVVGELWEENQGEGWSPGMTADLSPIVEADPVNGPVIKEKIEGDLRTMVRHGEEGGEGGGGH
- a CDS encoding cytochrome c oxidase subunit I is translated as MTEHATDDGGSDYDDHDGHHGPSGWRYWLYTTDHEIIGIIYLWNALFFFAVGGLAALVFRTELALSPANAILNSAGYNSLLTLHGLTMVFFVIPPLTGAFQNYLIPHWVGAEEMAYPRWNALGAWSITAGGLLLWLPLFTNALGLTGLPANGGWFQYPPLTTMLNSSGIDAEIVGLTLLLGGGSIPGGINFFVTVVNERRPDLGWFDIPMACWAIGIITPALGFYTFPWVVTALNLNFLERALEMTFYNARTGGAPLLYQWIWWTFGHPEVYILVIPGMGIAMEIIGRFSERPIFGNKWVIVSFVTLSLFSAGVWAHHMFTTGLGASRYAFMVFSMVIALTFSLYLFSALATMYKGRVHLTTPMLFSIGLLVGLVYSGMEGLQLGQPALDQKLHSTYFVVGHFHFTLFMVGVMGLLAGVYYWYPLITGRMYNSLAGKYHAVTTLGGLPLLFFLMARLGELGMMRRYATYTYMPELQFWHILTTGAAFFVASGQLVFFVNMLWSLRYGEQVDNPWEDVLSGQNMPSPEWDGFPHHAPTPENVYDDIPDDAVDVDLDDDSGTVVSDGGVGVNLGGDNDE
- a CDS encoding metal-dependent hydrolase; translation: MLFWVHAAVAYLVYRGISGGSTDRSDDAPIIALFGGALLPDIVDKPLAFVLPSLPSRSVAHSVFTAALVVLIVLYVTKHRDQWEVGAAYALGYGSHLAADLIDYLFVPEETLLFLFWPVVTDYHHVETIGDLLALVRPTPYVVGQTIVTLLAVALWFGAGKPDTFTE